The Nitrospirota bacterium genome contains the following window.
GAACTCATTGCTTGCTGACAGGATGCTTAAATAAAGGAGGCTGCAAGATGTCAAAGGCTAAGTTTGAGAGGAAGAAGCCGCACATAAACGTAGGTACTATAGGTCATGTAGATCATGGTAAGACTACACTGACGGCAGCGATAACGATGTTATTGCACAAGCGTGGACTGGCAG
Protein-coding sequences here:
- the tuf gene encoding elongation factor Tu (EF-Tu; promotes GTP-dependent binding of aminoacyl-tRNA to the A-site of ribosomes during protein biosynthesis; when the tRNA anticodon matches the mRNA codon, GTP hydrolysis results; the inactive EF-Tu-GDP leaves the ribosome and release of GDP is promoted by elongation factor Ts; many prokaryotes have two copies of the gene encoding EF-Tu), giving the protein MSKAKFERKKPHINVGTIGHVDHGKTTLTAAITMLLHKRGLA